A part of Eschrichtius robustus isolate mEscRob2 chromosome 20, mEscRob2.pri, whole genome shotgun sequence genomic DNA contains:
- the C20H17orf100 gene encoding LOW QUALITY PROTEIN: uncharacterized protein C17orf100 homolog (The sequence of the model RefSeq protein was modified relative to this genomic sequence to represent the inferred CDS: substituted 1 base at 1 genomic stop codon), which translates to MASPLGGKSSPPRAESARYEEAATVRVETSSHRVETSSRQVRRSSRQVETTQRRSXGRSVSLSGKRLPRVFEVSYQHVETASQRTETASRRVRASSLRVETSLHRVESPPRREQPAARQNVQKAR; encoded by the coding sequence ATGGCCTCACCCCTTGGGGGAAAGTCCTCTCCGCCCCGGGCGGAGTCCGCCCGCTACGAGGAGGCGGCGACGGTCCGCGTGGAGACCTCGTCCCACCGCGTGGAGACGTCCTCCCGTCAGGTGCGGAGGTCTTCCCGGCAGGTGGAGACTACGCAGCGCCGCAGCTAGGGGCGCTCCGTCTCCCTCTCTGGGAAACGGCTCCCTCGTGTCTTCGAGGTGTCATACCAGCACGTGGAAACCGCCTCGCAGCGCACGGAGACGGCCTCCCGCCGCGTCAGGGCCTCGTCTCTGCGGGTGGAGACGTCTCTGCACCGCGTGGAGAGCCCGCCGCGGCGGGAGCAGCCGGCCGCTCGCCAAAATGTCCAAAAGGCCCGATGA
- the MED31 gene encoding mediator of RNA polymerase II transcription subunit 31 — protein MAAPVAMETDDAGNRLRFQLELEFVQCLANPNYLNFLAQRGYFKDKAFVNYLKYLLYWKEPEYAKYLKYPQCLHMLELLQYEHFRKELVNAQCAKFIDEQQILHWQHYSRKRMRLQQALAEQQQHSNASGK, from the exons ATGGCAGCACCCGTCGCTATGGAGACAG ATGATGCTGGAAATCGACTTCGGTTTCAGCTGGAGTTGGAATTTGTGCAGTGTTTAGCCAACCCAAATTACCTTAATT TTCTTGCCCAAAGAGGTTACTTCAAAGACAAAGCTTTTGTTAATTATCTTAAGTACTTGCTTTACTGGAAAGAACCAGAATATGCCAAGTATCTAaa GTACCCTCAGTGTTTACACATGTTAGAACTGCTCCAGTACGAACACTTCCGTAAGGAGCTGGTGAATGCTCAGTGTGCGAAATTTATTGACGAGCAGCAAATTCTGCACTGGCAGCACTATTCTCGGAAGCGCATGCGCCTCCAGCAAGCCCTGGCGGAGCAGCAGCAGCACAGCAACGCATCGGGAAAGTGA
- the TXNDC17 gene encoding LOW QUALITY PROTEIN: thioredoxin domain-containing protein 17 (The sequence of the model RefSeq protein was modified relative to this genomic sequence to represent the inferred CDS: deleted 2 bases in 1 codon): MELLPAAAEQDTSSFPRHAFPMARYEEVSVYGYEEFTQAVEQHSGKTIFAYFSGSKDAEGKSWCPDCVQAEPVVREGLKHVGEGCVFIYCQVGEKPYWKDPNNDFRKKLKLTAVPTLLKYGTPQKLVESECLQANLVEMLFSED, from the exons ATGGAGCTCCTCCCAGCGGCGGCCGAA CAAGACACCTCTAGCTTTCCGAGGCACGCTTTCCCGATGGCCCGCTACGAAGAGGTAAGCGTGTACGGCTACGAGGAGTTCACGCAGGCGGTGGAGCAGCACAGTGGCAAGACTATTTTCGCCTACTTTTCTGGTTCTAAGGACGCCGAAGGCAAAAGCTGGTGCCCCGACTGCGTGCAGG ctgaaccgGTCGTCCGAGAGGGGCTGAAGCATGTTGGTGAAGGATGTGTGTTCATCTACTGCCAAGTAGGAGAAAAACCTTA TTGGAAAGATCCAAATAATGACTTCAGGAAAAAGTTGAAATTAACTGCAGTGCCTACACTACTTAAATATGGAACA CCTCAAAAACTGGTAGAATCTGAGTGTCTTCAGGCCAACCTCGTGGAGATGTTGTTCTCTGAAGATTAA
- the LOC137755457 gene encoding LOW QUALITY PROTEIN: collagen alpha-1(I) chain (The sequence of the model RefSeq protein was modified relative to this genomic sequence to represent the inferred CDS: inserted 2 bases in 1 codon) — MSGAAGPGVLPGLRGGELAAETPGCCVGPSRSGRGVRRPWEKRRGAGTSRGRGGRRRARSSVRGTRCVSAERLQDCRRPWGRRPAAGTAQAAGANEAGGTPGTAGSMEAARDLGTVWVNGAVGEPQVVGPVGSVWVTGTGEEEETSYRNPRGCERGCPGSTGHESILELWLKVQAMRAASGCGEGSRVELHPVPAGEGPVERGVPGRASWVETSRGGLTGPWVKGQARTVPRAAGVAIAPDLGASCERASGLCGQGQAVRMPPVAVPGTLEASSGIAPHQWGRRQAVAVPGPVEGIGYGVALGSWGKGPTGGVPGATVGWPEAVEVPRAVEGEPGCGAALGLRGREQAAQVPVFGDTPGLGGRGWTAGVPRAAREETPFVGAPAAWRRRQAVEETDAGLLPGLRGTGQPIGMPCAIGAGTRCRGEPGFGERGQAVWVETGSGGDSGSREAAQPAEVSGPDEQEAGPGGAPGLWDIGQPMGVPRALGPETGCGSVRGPWGMEQPVRVSQAPVVAGAVGERTSGGGVTGLWARQQALGVPPADAVPGAVREETCGGNVLSLWERRRALGGPEAPVPAALGGPGSVDQEAVCGDASCLCMRRQAAGLSEAVGSPEAAGVTKHRSAPAGAPTAVCTSGSGSVPARVPAAVWVPGSVCQEGGSRDDLNLWGEVRTARIPLASGVPMAPQELWSVGEDTGCEASPGSWGKRQSAGVPVAAEVPTAPRVPGPLGVETGSGGFSRLPGRGQTAGVPLTAGVSTAAVAPGPLVGDASSGDGLGVWGRGQATEVPTAVRASGPADGDTDSEGVAGLWRRRADGAIPGAVRVPLSLGVLAAVGVPTAGRRPAAVWVTGSAGEEPSAAVSGLTTGRRPSAEGPGAPGRETGGRSVLGLPGWVSYTCGHGTRLWSCPRSAGEEPDSENVPGVSRTGTAAGVNEAEEVPPFSREETGVGHXRDHAQQGGRRQAAGGSRIRGRGNNLGENCEGEDRLRGAFQ; from the exons ATGAGTGGGGCGGCTGGCCCAGGGGTCTTGCCGGGGCTGCGCGGGGGCGAGCTAGCGGCGGAGACGCCGGGCTGCTGCGTGGGGCCCAGCAGGTCCGGGCGCGGAGTCCGGCGGCCGTGGGAGAAGAGACGGGGTGCAGGGACGTCCCGAGGCCGTGGAGGGAGGCGCCGGGCGAGGTCCTCGGTTCGGGGGACGCGCTGTGTGAGTGCGGAAAGGCTGCAGGACTGTCGGCGGCCATGGGGGAGAAGACCTGCAGCGGGAACAGCCCAGGCCGCCGGGGCGAACGAGGCTGGGGGGACACCTGGCACGGCAGGCTCGATGGAGGCTGCAAGGGACCTTGGGACTGTGTGGGTGAACGGGGCAGTGGGGGAACCCCAGGTGGTGGGGCCTGTTGGCTCTGTGTGGGTGACTGgcactggggaggaggaggagacgtcTTATAGGAACCCCCGGGGCTGTGAGAGAGGTTGTCCGGGATCTACGGGGCATGAGAGCATTCTGGAACTGTGGTTGAAGGTGCAGGCTATGAGGGCAGCTTCAGGATGTGGGGAAGGAAGCAGAGTCGAGCTCCATCCCGTGCCTGCAGGAGAAGGGCCGGTTGAAAGGGGGGTTCCTGGACGGGCTTCATGGGTAGAGACCAGCCGTGGTGGTCTCACCGGACCGTGGGTGAAAGGACAGGCCAGGACAGTCCCCCGGGCCGCAGGAGTAGCCATAGCTCCGGACCTAGGGGCAAGCTGTGAGAGGGCCTCAGGTTTgtgtgggcagggccaggctgtGAGGATGCCACCTGTGGCTGTGCCTGGGACTCTGGAGGCAAGTTCTGGGATTGCCCCACACCAGTGGGGGAGAAGACAAGCCGTGGCGGTGCCTGGGCCCGTGGAGGGGATAGGCTATGGGGTTGCCCTGGGCTCTTGGGGAAAAGGGCCGACTGGGGGGGTTCCCGGGGCCACTGTGGGGTGGCCTGAGGCTGTGGAGGTACCTAGAGCTGTGGAGGGAGAGCCCGGCTGCGGGGCTGCTCTAGGTCTGCGGGGGAGGGAGCAGGCAGCGCAGGTGCCTGTCTTTGGGGATACCCCAGGCttagggggaagggggtggaccGCAGGGGTGCCCAGAGCTGCGCGGGAGGAAACTCCCTTTGTGGGTGCCCCAGCCGCGTGGCGGAGGAGACAAGCCGTGGAGGAGACAGACGCCGGGCTTCTCCCTGGCCTGCGGGGCACCGGACAGCCCATAGGGATGCCTTGTGCGATTGGAGCGGGAACGAGATGTCGGGGTGAGCCAGGAtttggggagagggggcaggctGTGTGGGTGGAGACAGGCTCTGGGGGCGACTCCGGGTCCCGGGAAGCTGCACAGCCTGCAGAGGTGTCTGGTCCTGATGAGCAGGAGGCAGGTCCTGGGGGCGCTCCAGGCCTGTGGGACATAGGACAGCCTATGGGAGTACCTAGGGCTCTGGGGCCAGAGACAGGCTGTGGGAGTGTCCGGGGTCCGTGGGGAATGGAACAGCCTGTGAGGGTGTCCCAGGCTCCGGTGGTAGCGGGAGCCGTGGGAGAACGGACTAGCGGCGGTGGTGTTACAGGCCTGTGGGCTAGGCAGCAGGCTCTGGGGGTGCCCCCGGCTGATGCAGTGCCGGGGGCTGTCAGGGAGGAGACCTGCGGTGGGAATGTCTTGAGTCTGTGGGAAAGGAGGCGGGCTCTGGGGGGGCCAGAGGCTCCGGTGCCTGCAGCTTTAGGGGGACCCGGGTCTGTGGATCAGGAGGCTGTCTGTGGGGATGCCTCATGTCTCTGCATGAGAAGACAGGCCGCGGGGCTCTCTGAGGCAGTGGGGTCGCCAGAGGCAGCAGGTGTGACCAAGCACAGGAGTGCTCCAGCAGGGGCGCCCACAGCTGTGTGTACCTCTGGGTCTGGAAGCGTACCTGCCAGGGTGCCTGCCGCTGTGTGGGTGCCTGGCTCTGTGTGTCAGGAAGGCGGCTCCAGGGATGACTTGAACCTGTGGGGAGAGGTTCGTACTGCCAGGATACCCTTGGCTTCAGGGGTACCTATGGCTCCCCAGGAGCTGTGGTCTGTGGGAGAGGATACTGGTTGTGAGGCTTCCCCAGGATCATGGGGAAAGAGACAGAGTGCTGGGGTTCCTGTGGCTGCTGAGGTGCCCACGGCTCCTCGGGTACCTGGTCCCCTGGGGGTGGAGACTGGCTCTGGGGGTTTCTCACGCTTGCCAGGGAGGGGACAGACTGCAGGAGTACCTCTGACTGCAGGGGTGTCCACAGCTGCTGTGGCCCCTGGGCCGCTGGTGGGTGATGCCAGCTCTGGGGATGGCTTAGGGGTATGGGGAAGGGGACAGGCGACTGAGGTGCCCACTGCTGTCAGGGCTTCAGGACCTGCGGACGGGGACACTGACTCTGAAGGCGTTGCAGGCCTATGGAGAAGGAGAGCCGACGGAGCCATCCCTGGGGCTGTGAGGGTACCTCTGTCTTTGGGGGTGCTTGCAGCTGTAGGAGTTCCCACGGCGGGGCGCCGGCCTGCCGCAGTGTGGGTGACTGGGTCTGCAGGAGAAGAACCCAGTGCGGCTGTCTCCGGCCTCACGACGGGGAGGAGGCCGTCCGCAGAGGGCCCCGGGGCTCCAGGGCGCGAGACAGGAGGTAGAAGTGTCCTGGGGCTGCCGGGGTGGGTGTCTTACACCTGTGGGCATGGGACCAGGTTATGGAGCTGCCCAAGGTCTGCGGGGGAAGAACCGGACTCTGAGAACGTGCCAGGGGTGTCCAGGACAGGCACGGCTGCGGGGGTGAATGAAGCCGAGGAAGTGCCTCCGTTTTCAAGGGAGGAGACAGGCGTTGGCCA GAGAGATCATGCACAGCAGGGTGGGAGGAGACAGGCTGCAGGAGGGTCTAGAATCAGAGGGAGGGGGAACAATTTGGGAGAAAATTGTGAGGGGGAGGACAGATTGAGGGGTGCATTCCAGTAG